One genomic segment of Stigmatopora argus isolate UIUO_Sarg chromosome 18, RoL_Sarg_1.0, whole genome shotgun sequence includes these proteins:
- the vwa2 gene encoding von Willebrand factor A domain-containing protein 2 isoform X1, producing MWTCGNNSPALMGTVVKAKKKMSGLVMERGFWCGNMLIFIFSYGVLPTVLFLLQVPRGTSVQEIQTSRENLLKITSARERKSTPCLKRFEKAIKFETSRLFCASRPTAHKSLKVRRRVFTWFPTQLIIRPGVMISFQVIQCSAAVDVVFLMDGSYSVGKASFERGKHFALKLCQVLDIRPDKARVGFIQFGSVPRLEFALDSYWTKRELKMHLKMISYRGGSTQTGLALKYLLWKGFPGGRHNSSAAARVAVLLSDGKSQGDAVWVAAQLKEKGVILFAVGLHYPRWEELHALASEPTDSHVFFADHFDDAVNGLYTTLTSHSICNDAPAGCQVEAFPCERKTLETVKELQGNFICWKGSKGFFPQTSVCPYYSYKNVYKKHPSICHRTVCPDPCDSEPCMNGGTCISENQRDYTCVCPPGYGGDPHCAPALSLDCAVDLLFLLEGSATLPPENFLRLKSFLKRFLKMALGFSTPSKIGLAVFGGEARVEARVGEFKGDPKAMLELADALPTVGGPARTGQALRYITRNGFVNADVSDDLPRVVVLLTGTPAVDPLAEPSKYTRDREIFLVAVGPDSMRGQLDNITGNPQRTLTYGSSNQLASKILELKAKICSVDTQGCLGQAVDLVFVLDASSGVGRVNFAAMRDFARSLTVQFDINRDLAQVALVTYGRRATTVFDLAAHQTGSDVLEAATLAGYVGGKASTGAALLHVSSHVLTAAKGARPGVGKAVVLLTDSSGGDDALVPARRLREDGVSLFVVAVGDVQRDGLLRVAGAEERLISVPFYEDLKYFEDVVVQMVCSEMRKPVDVCKPNPCMNNGLCVLSGGSYHCQCHHGFHGPHCETRIVRTSPRRDLGRHAGLRKNNKRQKKSHPEVFRRYKMHGSRRNAL from the exons TTCCACGGGGGACCTCGGTCCAGGAAATCCAAACCAGTCGCGAGAACCTCCTAAAGATCACTTCTGCCAGGGAGCGTAAGTCAACGCCGTGCTTAAAACGCTTTGAGAAAGCGATAAAGTTTGAAACCTCGCGCCTCTTTTGTGCCTCTCGACCTACCGCTCATAAATCTTTGAAGGTGCGCCGACGTGTTTTTACTTGGTTTCCCACTCAACTTATCATTAGACCTGGCGTAATGATATCTTTTCAAGTGATACAGTGCTCCGCAGCCGTGGACGTGGTCTTTCTTATGGATGGCTCGTACAGCGTGGGCAAGGCCAGCTTTGAGCGGGGCAAACATTTTGCGCTGAAACTCTGTCAAGTCCTCGACATCAGACCAGATAAG GCGCGTGTAGGATTCATTCAGTTCGGTTCCGTGCCCCGATTGGAGTTTGCTCTGGATTCTTATTGGACAAAACGAGAGCTGAAGATGCACTTGAAGATGATTTCTTACAG AGGCGGCAGCACCCAGACGGGCCTGGCTCTCAAGTACCTTCTTTGGAAAGGTTTCCCAGGTGGGCGCCACAACTCCTCTGCCGCAGCCCGTGTCGCCGTCCTCCTATCGGATGGGAAGTCACAGGGTGACGCCGTCTGGGTGGCGGCGCAGCTCAAAGAGAAAGGCGTCATCTTGTTCGCCGTCGGTTTACACTATCCCAG GTGGGAAGAGCTCCATGCTTTGGCCAGCGAGCCGACAGATAGCCACGTTTTCTTCGCCGACCATTTTGACGATGCCGTCAACGGCTTGTATACGACACTCACCTCTCATTCCATCTGTAATGACGCACCAGCAG GTTGCCAGGTAGAGGCATTCCCCTGTGAGAGAAAAACATTGGAGACGGTGAAGGAGCTGCAGGGGAATTTCATATGTTGGAAAGGCTCCaagggttttttcccccagaCGTCTGTCTGTCCATACTACAG CTACAAGAATGTCTACAAGAAGCACCCCAGCATCTGCCATCGGACCGTCTGTCCCG ACCCATGCGACTCAGAACCGTGTATGAACGGAGGAACGTGCATCTCGGAAAATCAGAGGGACTACACTTGTGTGTGTCCGCCAGGTTATGGAGGAGACCCTCATTGTG CGCCGGCTCTATCTCTGGACTGCGCGGTGGACCTGCTTTTCCTTTTGGAAGGTTCAGCCACACTCCCCCCGGAAAATTTTCTACGCCTCAAGTCCTTCCTGAAGCGCTTCCTGAAGATGGCACTTGGCTTTAGCACGCCCAGTAAAATCGGCCTGGCCGTCTTCGGCGGCGAGGCTCGAGTGGAAGCTCGAGTGGGAGAGTTTAAAGGAGACCCGAAGGCGATGTTGGAGCTGGCCGACGCCCTGCCAACTGTCGGCGGCCCCGCCAGGACGGGCCAGGCGTTGCGATACATCACGCGTAATGGCTTCGTCAACGCCGACGTCAGCGACGACCTGCCACGCGTGGTGGTGCTGCTTACCGGAACGCCCGCCGTTGACCCGTTGGCGGAGCCGTCCAAGTACACGCGGGACAGGGAGATCTTCCTTGTGGCGGTGGGGCCGGACTCGATGAGGGGACAGCTGGATAACATTACAGGGAACCCTCAAAGGACCCTCACTTATGGTTCTTCCAATCAGCTTGCTAGCAAAATCCTTGAACTCAAGGCAAAGATCTGCAGTGTGGATACACAAG GTTGCCTGGGTCAAGCGGTGGACTTGGTGTTTGTTTTGGATGCCTCGAGTGGTGTGGGCCGGGTCAACTTTGCCGCCATGCGCGACTTTGCGCGCAGCCTCACCGTCCAGTTTGACATAAATCGCGACTTGGCCCAAGTGGCGCTGGTGACATACGGTCGCCGCGCCACCACCGTCTTCGACCTCGCCGCCCACCAGACGGGCTCCGACGTCCTGGAGGCGGCGACCCTGGCCGGCTACGTGGGCGGCAAGGCCTCGACGGGCGCCGCTTTGCTTCACGTCAGCTCGCATGTCCTCACGGCGGCCAAGGGAGCCCGTCCGGGCGTGGGCAAGGCCGTGGTGCTGCTGACCGACAGCTCGGGTGGCGACGACGCTCTGGTTCCGGCTCGGAGGTTGCGCGAGGACGGGGTGTCGCTGTTTGTCGTCGCGGTTGGGGACGTGCAGCGGGATGGCCTGTTGCGGGTGGCCGGCGCTGAGGAACGTCTCATCTCGGTGCCGTTTTACGAGGATCTCAAGTACTTTGAGGATGTGGTGGTGCAGATGGTGTGCTCGG AAATGAGAAAGCCTGTGGATGTTTGTAAGCCCAACCCTTGCATGAACAACGGACTGTGCGTCCTCTCAGGCGGAAGTTACCACTGTCAGTGTCATCATGGCTTCCATGGCCCGCACTGTGAAACAC GAATCGTCAGAACGTCGCCTCGGCGAGATCTTGGTAGACATGCTGGTctcaggaagaacaacaaaAGGCAGAAGAAGAGTCACCCGGAGGTCTTTCGTCGCTACAAAATGCATGGCAGCAGAAGGAACGCGTTATGA
- the vwa2 gene encoding von Willebrand factor A domain-containing protein 2 isoform X3: MWTCGNNSPALMGTVVKAKKKMSGLVMERGFWCGNMLIFIFSYGVLPTVLFLLQVPRGTSVQEIQTSRENLLKITSARERKSTPCLKRFEKAIKFETSRLFCASRPTAHKSLKVRRRVFTWFPTQLIIRPGVMISFQVIQCSAAVDVVFLMDGSYSVGKASFERGKHFALKLCQVLDIRPDKARVGFIQFGSVPRLEFALDSYWTKRELKMHLKMISYRGGSTQTGLALKYLLWKGFPGGRHNSSAAARVAVLLSDGKSQGDAVWVAAQLKEKGVILFAVGLHYPRWEELHALASEPTDSHVFFADHFDDAVNGLYTTLTSHSICNDAPAGCQVEAFPCERKTLETVKELQGNFICWKGSKGFFPQTSVCPYYSYKNVYKKHPSICHRTVCPDPCDSEPCMNGGTCISENQRDYTCVCPPGYGGDPHCGCLGQAVDLVFVLDASSGVGRVNFAAMRDFARSLTVQFDINRDLAQVALVTYGRRATTVFDLAAHQTGSDVLEAATLAGYVGGKASTGAALLHVSSHVLTAAKGARPGVGKAVVLLTDSSGGDDALVPARRLREDGVSLFVVAVGDVQRDGLLRVAGAEERLISVPFYEDLKYFEDVVVQMVCSEMRKPVDVCKPNPCMNNGLCVLSGGSYHCQCHHGFHGPHCETRIVRTSPRRDLGRHAGLRKNNKRQKKSHPEVFRRYKMHGSRRNAL; the protein is encoded by the exons TTCCACGGGGGACCTCGGTCCAGGAAATCCAAACCAGTCGCGAGAACCTCCTAAAGATCACTTCTGCCAGGGAGCGTAAGTCAACGCCGTGCTTAAAACGCTTTGAGAAAGCGATAAAGTTTGAAACCTCGCGCCTCTTTTGTGCCTCTCGACCTACCGCTCATAAATCTTTGAAGGTGCGCCGACGTGTTTTTACTTGGTTTCCCACTCAACTTATCATTAGACCTGGCGTAATGATATCTTTTCAAGTGATACAGTGCTCCGCAGCCGTGGACGTGGTCTTTCTTATGGATGGCTCGTACAGCGTGGGCAAGGCCAGCTTTGAGCGGGGCAAACATTTTGCGCTGAAACTCTGTCAAGTCCTCGACATCAGACCAGATAAG GCGCGTGTAGGATTCATTCAGTTCGGTTCCGTGCCCCGATTGGAGTTTGCTCTGGATTCTTATTGGACAAAACGAGAGCTGAAGATGCACTTGAAGATGATTTCTTACAG AGGCGGCAGCACCCAGACGGGCCTGGCTCTCAAGTACCTTCTTTGGAAAGGTTTCCCAGGTGGGCGCCACAACTCCTCTGCCGCAGCCCGTGTCGCCGTCCTCCTATCGGATGGGAAGTCACAGGGTGACGCCGTCTGGGTGGCGGCGCAGCTCAAAGAGAAAGGCGTCATCTTGTTCGCCGTCGGTTTACACTATCCCAG GTGGGAAGAGCTCCATGCTTTGGCCAGCGAGCCGACAGATAGCCACGTTTTCTTCGCCGACCATTTTGACGATGCCGTCAACGGCTTGTATACGACACTCACCTCTCATTCCATCTGTAATGACGCACCAGCAG GTTGCCAGGTAGAGGCATTCCCCTGTGAGAGAAAAACATTGGAGACGGTGAAGGAGCTGCAGGGGAATTTCATATGTTGGAAAGGCTCCaagggttttttcccccagaCGTCTGTCTGTCCATACTACAG CTACAAGAATGTCTACAAGAAGCACCCCAGCATCTGCCATCGGACCGTCTGTCCCG ACCCATGCGACTCAGAACCGTGTATGAACGGAGGAACGTGCATCTCGGAAAATCAGAGGGACTACACTTGTGTGTGTCCGCCAGGTTATGGAGGAGACCCTCATTGTG GTTGCCTGGGTCAAGCGGTGGACTTGGTGTTTGTTTTGGATGCCTCGAGTGGTGTGGGCCGGGTCAACTTTGCCGCCATGCGCGACTTTGCGCGCAGCCTCACCGTCCAGTTTGACATAAATCGCGACTTGGCCCAAGTGGCGCTGGTGACATACGGTCGCCGCGCCACCACCGTCTTCGACCTCGCCGCCCACCAGACGGGCTCCGACGTCCTGGAGGCGGCGACCCTGGCCGGCTACGTGGGCGGCAAGGCCTCGACGGGCGCCGCTTTGCTTCACGTCAGCTCGCATGTCCTCACGGCGGCCAAGGGAGCCCGTCCGGGCGTGGGCAAGGCCGTGGTGCTGCTGACCGACAGCTCGGGTGGCGACGACGCTCTGGTTCCGGCTCGGAGGTTGCGCGAGGACGGGGTGTCGCTGTTTGTCGTCGCGGTTGGGGACGTGCAGCGGGATGGCCTGTTGCGGGTGGCCGGCGCTGAGGAACGTCTCATCTCGGTGCCGTTTTACGAGGATCTCAAGTACTTTGAGGATGTGGTGGTGCAGATGGTGTGCTCGG AAATGAGAAAGCCTGTGGATGTTTGTAAGCCCAACCCTTGCATGAACAACGGACTGTGCGTCCTCTCAGGCGGAAGTTACCACTGTCAGTGTCATCATGGCTTCCATGGCCCGCACTGTGAAACAC GAATCGTCAGAACGTCGCCTCGGCGAGATCTTGGTAGACATGCTGGTctcaggaagaacaacaaaAGGCAGAAGAAGAGTCACCCGGAGGTCTTTCGTCGCTACAAAATGCATGGCAGCAGAAGGAACGCGTTATGA
- the vwa2 gene encoding von Willebrand factor A domain-containing protein 2 isoform X2, which translates to MWTCGNNSPALMGTVVKAKKKMSGLVMERGFWCGNMLIFIFSYGVLPTVLFLLQVPRGTSVQEIQTSRENLLKITSARELIQCSAAVDVVFLMDGSYSVGKASFERGKHFALKLCQVLDIRPDKARVGFIQFGSVPRLEFALDSYWTKRELKMHLKMISYRGGSTQTGLALKYLLWKGFPGGRHNSSAAARVAVLLSDGKSQGDAVWVAAQLKEKGVILFAVGLHYPRWEELHALASEPTDSHVFFADHFDDAVNGLYTTLTSHSICNDAPAGCQVEAFPCERKTLETVKELQGNFICWKGSKGFFPQTSVCPYYSYKNVYKKHPSICHRTVCPDPCDSEPCMNGGTCISENQRDYTCVCPPGYGGDPHCAPALSLDCAVDLLFLLEGSATLPPENFLRLKSFLKRFLKMALGFSTPSKIGLAVFGGEARVEARVGEFKGDPKAMLELADALPTVGGPARTGQALRYITRNGFVNADVSDDLPRVVVLLTGTPAVDPLAEPSKYTRDREIFLVAVGPDSMRGQLDNITGNPQRTLTYGSSNQLASKILELKAKICSVDTQGCLGQAVDLVFVLDASSGVGRVNFAAMRDFARSLTVQFDINRDLAQVALVTYGRRATTVFDLAAHQTGSDVLEAATLAGYVGGKASTGAALLHVSSHVLTAAKGARPGVGKAVVLLTDSSGGDDALVPARRLREDGVSLFVVAVGDVQRDGLLRVAGAEERLISVPFYEDLKYFEDVVVQMVCSEMRKPVDVCKPNPCMNNGLCVLSGGSYHCQCHHGFHGPHCETRIVRTSPRRDLGRHAGLRKNNKRQKKSHPEVFRRYKMHGSRRNAL; encoded by the exons TTCCACGGGGGACCTCGGTCCAGGAAATCCAAACCAGTCGCGAGAACCTCCTAAAGATCACTTCTGCCAGGGAGC TGATACAGTGCTCCGCAGCCGTGGACGTGGTCTTTCTTATGGATGGCTCGTACAGCGTGGGCAAGGCCAGCTTTGAGCGGGGCAAACATTTTGCGCTGAAACTCTGTCAAGTCCTCGACATCAGACCAGATAAG GCGCGTGTAGGATTCATTCAGTTCGGTTCCGTGCCCCGATTGGAGTTTGCTCTGGATTCTTATTGGACAAAACGAGAGCTGAAGATGCACTTGAAGATGATTTCTTACAG AGGCGGCAGCACCCAGACGGGCCTGGCTCTCAAGTACCTTCTTTGGAAAGGTTTCCCAGGTGGGCGCCACAACTCCTCTGCCGCAGCCCGTGTCGCCGTCCTCCTATCGGATGGGAAGTCACAGGGTGACGCCGTCTGGGTGGCGGCGCAGCTCAAAGAGAAAGGCGTCATCTTGTTCGCCGTCGGTTTACACTATCCCAG GTGGGAAGAGCTCCATGCTTTGGCCAGCGAGCCGACAGATAGCCACGTTTTCTTCGCCGACCATTTTGACGATGCCGTCAACGGCTTGTATACGACACTCACCTCTCATTCCATCTGTAATGACGCACCAGCAG GTTGCCAGGTAGAGGCATTCCCCTGTGAGAGAAAAACATTGGAGACGGTGAAGGAGCTGCAGGGGAATTTCATATGTTGGAAAGGCTCCaagggttttttcccccagaCGTCTGTCTGTCCATACTACAG CTACAAGAATGTCTACAAGAAGCACCCCAGCATCTGCCATCGGACCGTCTGTCCCG ACCCATGCGACTCAGAACCGTGTATGAACGGAGGAACGTGCATCTCGGAAAATCAGAGGGACTACACTTGTGTGTGTCCGCCAGGTTATGGAGGAGACCCTCATTGTG CGCCGGCTCTATCTCTGGACTGCGCGGTGGACCTGCTTTTCCTTTTGGAAGGTTCAGCCACACTCCCCCCGGAAAATTTTCTACGCCTCAAGTCCTTCCTGAAGCGCTTCCTGAAGATGGCACTTGGCTTTAGCACGCCCAGTAAAATCGGCCTGGCCGTCTTCGGCGGCGAGGCTCGAGTGGAAGCTCGAGTGGGAGAGTTTAAAGGAGACCCGAAGGCGATGTTGGAGCTGGCCGACGCCCTGCCAACTGTCGGCGGCCCCGCCAGGACGGGCCAGGCGTTGCGATACATCACGCGTAATGGCTTCGTCAACGCCGACGTCAGCGACGACCTGCCACGCGTGGTGGTGCTGCTTACCGGAACGCCCGCCGTTGACCCGTTGGCGGAGCCGTCCAAGTACACGCGGGACAGGGAGATCTTCCTTGTGGCGGTGGGGCCGGACTCGATGAGGGGACAGCTGGATAACATTACAGGGAACCCTCAAAGGACCCTCACTTATGGTTCTTCCAATCAGCTTGCTAGCAAAATCCTTGAACTCAAGGCAAAGATCTGCAGTGTGGATACACAAG GTTGCCTGGGTCAAGCGGTGGACTTGGTGTTTGTTTTGGATGCCTCGAGTGGTGTGGGCCGGGTCAACTTTGCCGCCATGCGCGACTTTGCGCGCAGCCTCACCGTCCAGTTTGACATAAATCGCGACTTGGCCCAAGTGGCGCTGGTGACATACGGTCGCCGCGCCACCACCGTCTTCGACCTCGCCGCCCACCAGACGGGCTCCGACGTCCTGGAGGCGGCGACCCTGGCCGGCTACGTGGGCGGCAAGGCCTCGACGGGCGCCGCTTTGCTTCACGTCAGCTCGCATGTCCTCACGGCGGCCAAGGGAGCCCGTCCGGGCGTGGGCAAGGCCGTGGTGCTGCTGACCGACAGCTCGGGTGGCGACGACGCTCTGGTTCCGGCTCGGAGGTTGCGCGAGGACGGGGTGTCGCTGTTTGTCGTCGCGGTTGGGGACGTGCAGCGGGATGGCCTGTTGCGGGTGGCCGGCGCTGAGGAACGTCTCATCTCGGTGCCGTTTTACGAGGATCTCAAGTACTTTGAGGATGTGGTGGTGCAGATGGTGTGCTCGG AAATGAGAAAGCCTGTGGATGTTTGTAAGCCCAACCCTTGCATGAACAACGGACTGTGCGTCCTCTCAGGCGGAAGTTACCACTGTCAGTGTCATCATGGCTTCCATGGCCCGCACTGTGAAACAC GAATCGTCAGAACGTCGCCTCGGCGAGATCTTGGTAGACATGCTGGTctcaggaagaacaacaaaAGGCAGAAGAAGAGTCACCCGGAGGTCTTTCGTCGCTACAAAATGCATGGCAGCAGAAGGAACGCGTTATGA
- the LOC144093116 gene encoding kelch repeat and BTB domain-containing protein 13, with product MNLPEGLGSFQGGDAIPDLVERETGLLRITVKVEESCFNVEKAFLARHSNYFGALFQSGMQESKQDTLHLKGGVHARGFSIALAVCKGEFPPLHDADELLDAVECAAFLQVPRLIIHLCDILDSDNCVLLYLASSVFGIQELFRGAALFLRDTFDDLRETAEATLPEDLLRYSCSLSPASYIAIGTHSPSTEVLRDSHRVVRYLDEKEGQWRHLTCLPTLCSTSMCGVAVLDNHLYIVGGVHGYGKDTVDGAFRFDPESGVWTALPGPRRPRSDFTLLGHEGRLYAIGGEFQKKYNATAESYEPLRGEWAFIRQAPRPVASAACAVTRRRMFVCFWKPPDTTDIYEYVASDDEWKLTTTMIRPQSYGHCMVAHRDNLYVVRNGPCDDFLRCLIDCYNVTAAQWTALSGHYINSKGALFTAAVRGNSVFTVKHALTLEYVVGAGNWKPRRQMKGFPESGSLWTCLLRLPEMAAIAPQVKAKGKEKTMTVKDGMERSVDDVLEV from the coding sequence ATGAACCTGCCAGAGGGCCTGGGATCCTTTCAAGGTGGAGACGCGATCCCGGATCTGGTGGAAAGAGAGACCGGTCTGTTGAGGATAACGGTGAAAGTGGAAGAGAGCTGCTTCAATGTAGAGAAGGCCTTCCTGGCCAGGCATAGCAACTACTTCGGCGCCCTCTTTCAGTCTGGCATGCAAGAGAGTAAGCAGGACACACTCCATCTTAAAGGTGGAGTTCACGCAAGAGGTTTTTCCATCGCGCTGGCCGTCTGTAAGGGAGAATTTCCGCCTCTACACGACGCGGATGAGCTGCTGGACGCCGTGGAGTGCGCCGCTTTCCTGCAGGTTCCGCGTTTAATCATCCACCTTTGCGATATCCTTGATTCGGACAACTGCGTCTTGCTTTACCTGGCCTCCTCCGTCTTCGGGATACAGGAGCTCTTTCGCGGCGCCGCTCTTTTCCTGCGTGATACCTTCGATGACCTGAGGGAGACAGCGGAGGCGACACTCCCGGAGGATCTGTTGCGGTATTCTTGCTCGTTGTCCCCCGCGTCTTACATCGCGATCGGTACTCATTCTCCTTCGACGGAGGTGCTTCGTGACTCCCATCGGGTCGTGCGCTACCTGGACGAGAAAGAAGGACAGTGGAGGCATCTCACCTGCCTCCCCACCCTCTGCAGCACTTCCATGTGCGGCGTGGCGGTGCTGGACAACCACCTGTACATTGTGGGGGGAGTTCACGGTTACGGAAAAGACACTGTGGACGGCGCCTTCCGATTTGATCCCGAATCGGGGGTTTGGACCGCTCTTCCAGGGCCCCGTAGACCCAGATCCGACTTTACCTTGCTGGGACACGAGGGCCGACTGTACGCCATTGGAGGCGAGTTCCAGAAAAAGTACAACGCCACGGCGGAGTCGTACGAGCCCCTGAGAGGCGAGTGGGCTTTTATACGACAAGCGCCGAGACCTGTTGCGTCGGCAGCCTGTGCTGTGACGAGGCGTCGGATGTTCGTCTGCTTCTGGAAGCCTCCCGACACTACGGACATCTACGAATACGTAGCGTCGGACGACGAGTGGAAACTGACCACCACCATGATCAGACCCCAGAGTTACGGCCACTGCATGGTGGCCCACCGGGATAATTTGTACGTCGTGCGCAATGGACCTTGTGACGACTTTCTCCGGTGTCTTATAGACTGCTACAATGTCACTGCGGCGCAGTGGACAGCCTTGTCAGGACACTACATCAACAGCAAGGGGGCGCTCTTCACCGCCGCGGTAAGGGGCAACTCAGTGTTTACCGTCAAACACGCGCTAACGTTGGAGTACGTCGTGGGCGCCGGCAATTGGAAGCCGCGAAGGCAAATGAAAGGTTTTCCCGAGAGCGGATCGCTTTGGACGTGTTTACTCAGGCTTCCCGAAATGGCAGCGATTGCACCGCAGGTGAAAGCGAAGGGGAAAGAAAAGACAATGACTGTAAAAGATGGAATGGAGAGATCTGTAGATGATGTGCTGGAGGTCTAA